One window from the genome of Pyxicephalus adspersus chromosome 6, UCB_Pads_2.0, whole genome shotgun sequence encodes:
- the JPH2 gene encoding junctophilin-2 isoform X2: MSGGRFDFDDGGAYCGGWEGGKAHGHGICTGPKGQGEYSGSWNYGFEVVGIYTWPSGNTYEGYWSQGKRHGLGVETKGHWVYKGEWTHGFKGRYGVRQSMTSGAKYEGTWQSGLQDGYGTETYADGGTYQGQFGNGIREGYGVRQSVPYGMAAAVRNPLRTSLTSLRSEHSNGTLAQHDAISPSPDNIVCSTITRGGFALSLYADPEVLKAQKKGLFRRGSLLGKLRKSESKTSLSSQRSKLSFLKSVSGMSSGASDATSTVSFGDGTEGEEFPPVEADIDATTTEAYMGEWKKDKRSGFGISERSSGLKYEGEWLDNLRHGYGCTTLPDGSKEEGKYRNNVLIKGMKKRVIPLKSAKIRQKVDRSIEGAQRAAAIARQKSEIAASRLGN; this comes from the exons ATGAGCGGAGGTCGGTTTGACTTTGATGATGGAGGGGCATACTGTGGCGGGTGGGAAGGCGGTAAAGCCCATGGGCATGGAATCTGCACAGGGCCAAAAGGCCAAGGAGAATACTCGGGTTCCTGGAATTATGGGTTTGAGGTGGTAGGCATCTATACCTGGCCAAGTGGTAATACGTACGAAGGATATTGGTCACAAGGAAAAAGACATGGCTTGGGAGTGGAAACCAAAGGACACTGGGTGTACAAAGGAGAATGGACTCATGGATTTAAAGGAAGGTATGGAGTCCGACAAAGTATGACCAGCGGGGCAAAGTATGAAGGAACGTGGCAGAGTGGCCTACAAGATGGATATGGTACTGAAACGTATGCAGATGGAG gAACCTATCAAGGTCAGTTTGGGAATGGAATCCGTGAAGGCTATGGTGTACGCCAGAGTGTTCCATACGGAATGGCAGCAGCTGTCCGAAACCCCTTACGCACATCTTTGACCTCCCTACGTAGTGAACACAGCAATGGGACATTAGCTCAACATGATGCCATTTCTCCTTCACCAGATAACATTGTGTGCTCCACCATCACCAGAGGAGGCTTCGCCCTCTCCCTCTATGCCGACCCCGAAGTTCTCAAGGCACAAAAGAAAGGCCTGTTCAGAAGAGGTTCTCTTTTGGGTAAACTAAGAAAATCGGAATCCAAGACCTCACTGTCGTCTCAAAGAAGTAAGCTGAGTTTTCTAAAAAGTGTGAGCGGGATGAGCTCTGGAGCTAGTGATGCCACCTCAACAGTAAGCTTTGGTGATGGGACGGAAGGAGAAGAATTTCCACCAGTTGAAGCAGATATTGATGCCACCACCACTGAGGCCTACATGGGCGAATGGAAAAAAGACAAGAGGTCCGGCTTTGGGATCAGTGAGCGCTCCAGTGGCCTGAAGTACGAAGGAGAATGGCTGGACAACCTTAGACATGGTTATGGGTGTACCACCCTTCCGGACGGATCAAAGGAAGAAGGAAAGTATAGGAACAACGTTTTAATTAAAGGGATGAAGAAAAGAGTGATTCCTTTGAAGAGTGCCAAGATCAGGCAGAAAGTGGACAGAAGTATCGAAGGGGCCCAAAGGGCAGCAGCCATAGCAAGACAGAAATCTGAAATTGCTGCATCCAG